The Streptomyces sp. Mut1 genome window below encodes:
- a CDS encoding aminopeptidase P family protein has translation MPSPNQPVPFTADDYRSRMARAAESAAAAGLAGVLVAPGPDMVYLTGYAPPADTERLTLLVLAAGQDPVLVVPTLEAPDAAKAVGAPAMTLRDWTDGKDPYAVTAPLLDARGRFGISDNAWAMHLLGLQQLLPDTSYASLTQALPMLRAVKDAHELARIAAAGAAADAAYEEILGVRFSGRRETEVAADLARLLTEHGHSQVDFTVVGSGPNGANPHHEAGERTIERGDMVVLDFGGLKHGYGSDTSRTVHVGEPTAEEQRVHDIVREAQQAGCAAVRPGVACQEIDRAARAVITEFGYGERFIHRTGHGIGVTTHEPPYMIEGEEQPLVPGMCFSVEPGIYLPGRFGVRIEDIVTVTEDGGRRLNATARELAVVE, from the coding sequence ATGCCCAGCCCGAACCAGCCCGTGCCGTTCACCGCCGACGACTACCGGTCCCGGATGGCACGGGCCGCCGAGAGCGCCGCGGCGGCCGGGCTCGCGGGCGTACTGGTCGCGCCGGGACCCGACATGGTGTACCTGACGGGCTATGCGCCGCCCGCGGACACCGAACGCCTCACCCTCCTCGTCCTCGCGGCCGGCCAGGACCCCGTCCTCGTCGTGCCGACGCTGGAGGCCCCGGACGCGGCGAAGGCCGTCGGCGCCCCCGCCATGACCCTGCGGGACTGGACGGACGGCAAGGACCCGTACGCCGTCACCGCCCCGCTGCTCGACGCCCGGGGCCGGTTCGGGATCAGCGACAACGCCTGGGCGATGCATCTGCTCGGCCTCCAGCAGCTCCTGCCCGACACCTCCTACGCCTCCCTCACCCAGGCGCTGCCGATGCTGCGCGCCGTGAAGGACGCCCACGAGCTGGCGCGGATCGCCGCCGCCGGGGCCGCGGCCGACGCCGCGTACGAGGAGATCCTGGGGGTCCGCTTCTCCGGCCGCAGGGAGACCGAGGTCGCCGCCGACCTGGCCCGGCTGCTCACCGAGCACGGGCACTCCCAGGTCGACTTCACCGTGGTCGGCTCCGGCCCCAACGGCGCCAACCCGCACCACGAGGCCGGCGAGCGCACCATCGAGCGCGGCGACATGGTCGTCCTGGACTTCGGCGGGCTCAAACACGGCTACGGCTCCGACACCTCCCGCACCGTCCACGTCGGCGAGCCCACCGCCGAGGAGCAGCGGGTCCACGACATCGTGCGCGAGGCGCAGCAGGCGGGCTGCGCGGCGGTGCGCCCCGGCGTCGCCTGCCAGGAGATCGACCGGGCCGCCCGCGCCGTCATCACCGAATTCGGCTACGGCGAACGCTTCATCCACCGCACCGGCCACGGCATCGGTGTCACCACGCACGAACCCCCGTACATGATCGAGGGCGAGGAGCAGCCGCTGGTGCCCGGCATGTGCTTCTCGGTGGAGCCCGGCATCTATCTGCCGGGCCGGTTCGGCGTCCGGATCGAGGACATCGTGACCGTCACCGAGGACGGCGGGCGCCGCCTGAACGCCACCGCCCGCGAACTCGCCGTCGTGGAATAG
- the treZ gene encoding malto-oligosyltrehalose trehalohydrolase: MLFEVWAPDAGSAGLRLAGEPMPMEPDPDRPGWWTAEAEAADGDRYGFVLDDGPVRPDPRSRRQPDGPDGESAVVDHDAYTWRSDWAGRGLPGAVLYELHIGTYTDEGTFDAAAARLGHLAELGITHVSLMPVCPFPGVHGWGYEGVSLWAVHEPYGGPEGLKRFVDTAHGLGLAVVLDVVHNHLGPSGNYLPLFGPYFTETHHTPWGAAVNLDAPGSDEVRAFLLGSALAWLRDYRLDGLRLDAVHALADTRALTFLEELSAATDALAAELGRPLPLIAESDLCDPRTTTPREEGGLGLHAQWNDDFHHCLHTALTGETQGYYADFAAAPLAGLAKTMTSAFFHNGTYSSFRGRTHGRPVDPGRTAAHRFVGYAQTHDQIGNRALGDRLSASLSPGLLACAAALVLTGPFTPMLFMGEEWGARTPWQFFTDHTDPELAEAVRTGRRREFGAHGWAQEDIPDPQDPATRARSCLDWDEPRREPHARLLAWYRELIALRRALPDLGDPDLASVRTAYDDGARRLAVRRGDLRIAVNLDAKPAAIPLGNGRHRAGPGRVLAAWLPVDPPGPDGMLHLPAESCVVLADG, from the coding sequence ATGTTGTTCGAGGTATGGGCACCGGACGCGGGATCGGCCGGTCTGCGGCTGGCGGGCGAGCCGATGCCGATGGAGCCCGATCCGGACCGGCCCGGCTGGTGGACCGCCGAGGCCGAGGCCGCGGACGGCGACCGGTACGGCTTCGTGCTGGACGACGGACCGGTGCGCCCCGATCCCCGCTCGCGCCGCCAGCCGGACGGCCCTGACGGCGAGTCCGCGGTGGTCGACCACGACGCGTACACCTGGCGGTCCGACTGGGCGGGGCGCGGGCTGCCGGGCGCTGTCCTGTACGAGCTGCACATCGGCACGTACACCGACGAGGGCACCTTCGACGCGGCGGCGGCCCGGCTCGGGCACCTCGCGGAGCTGGGCATCACCCACGTCTCGCTGATGCCGGTCTGCCCCTTCCCCGGGGTGCACGGCTGGGGGTACGAGGGGGTGTCGCTGTGGGCCGTCCACGAACCGTACGGCGGCCCCGAGGGGCTGAAGCGCTTTGTCGACACGGCGCACGGTCTCGGGCTCGCCGTCGTCCTGGACGTGGTCCACAACCACCTGGGCCCCTCCGGCAACTACCTCCCGCTCTTCGGCCCGTACTTCACCGAGACGCACCACACGCCGTGGGGCGCCGCCGTCAATCTGGACGCGCCGGGCTCCGACGAGGTGCGGGCGTTCCTGCTGGGCAGCGCGCTGGCCTGGCTGCGGGACTACCGGCTGGACGGGCTGCGGCTCGACGCGGTGCACGCGCTGGCCGACACCCGGGCGCTGACGTTCCTGGAGGAGCTGTCCGCCGCCACCGACGCGCTCGCGGCGGAGCTGGGCCGCCCGCTCCCGCTGATCGCCGAGTCCGACCTGTGCGACCCGCGCACCACGACGCCGCGCGAGGAGGGCGGGCTCGGGCTGCACGCCCAGTGGAACGACGACTTCCACCACTGTCTGCACACCGCGCTGACCGGTGAGACGCAGGGGTACTACGCGGACTTCGCGGCGGCCCCGCTGGCCGGTCTCGCCAAGACGATGACGAGCGCCTTCTTCCACAACGGCACGTACTCCAGCTTCCGCGGCCGTACGCACGGACGCCCCGTCGACCCCGGCCGCACCGCCGCGCACCGCTTCGTCGGGTACGCCCAGACCCACGACCAGATCGGCAACCGGGCCCTCGGCGACCGGCTCTCCGCGTCCCTCTCCCCCGGGCTGCTGGCCTGCGCGGCGGCCCTCGTGCTGACGGGGCCCTTCACCCCGATGCTGTTCATGGGCGAGGAGTGGGGCGCCCGTACGCCGTGGCAGTTCTTCACCGACCACACGGACCCGGAGCTGGCCGAGGCGGTACGCACCGGCAGGCGGCGGGAGTTCGGGGCGCATGGCTGGGCCCAGGAGGACATTCCGGACCCGCAGGACCCCGCCACCCGGGCCCGCTCCTGCCTGGACTGGGACGAGCCCCGTCGCGAGCCGCACGCCCGGCTGCTCGCCTGGTACCGCGAGCTGATCGCGCTGCGGCGCGCCCTGCCCGACCTCGGCGACCCGGATCTGGCGTCGGTGAGGACGGCGTACGACGACGGGGCGCGCCGGCTGGCGGTGCGCCGGGGCGATCTGCGGATCGCGGTCAACCTCGACGCGAAGCCGGCCGCGATCCCGCTGGGCAACGGACGCCACCGGGCCGGGCCCGGCCGGGTGCTGGCGGCGTGGCTGCCCGTGGACCCGCCGGGCCCGGACGGGATGCTGCACCTGCCGGCGGAGTCCTGTGTGGTGCTCGCCGACGGCTGA
- a CDS encoding GH1 family beta-glucosidase codes for MTVPSFPPGFLWGASASAFQTEGAADADGKGPSGWDAFAAQPGRIKDGTDTSRGTGFHRHYREDVALLAGLGADAFRFSVSWPRVVPGGSGPVNPKGLDFYDRLVDELCAHGITPAPTLYHWDTPLPLDEAGGWLNRDTAYRFAEYAGIVAERLADRVPMWITVNEPAEVTLLGYALGEHAPGRTLLFDALPAAHHQLLAHGLAVRALRAAGAGNIGIAVSHSPVWTAGDSDEDRFAAELYDTLTNRLFSDPLLTGRYPDENFAALMPGPVEDDLRTISTRLDWYGVNYYNPTLVGAPTPDALDSFAGFGMPEGLPFGIREIEGYEKTDFGWPVVPEGLRDTLVQLRERYGDRLPPLYITENGCAVDEPAEDTRRIAFLDGHLRALHEAIDAGVDVRGYFTWSLTDNIEWTEGACKRFGLVHIDYDTLRRTPKDSYAWYRDLIKAQRADGR; via the coding sequence ATGACCGTGCCGTCTTTCCCGCCCGGATTCCTCTGGGGAGCCTCCGCGTCCGCCTTCCAGACCGAGGGCGCCGCCGACGCCGACGGCAAGGGCCCCTCCGGCTGGGACGCCTTCGCCGCGCAGCCCGGACGCATCAAGGACGGCACCGACACGAGCCGGGGCACCGGCTTCCACCGGCACTACCGCGAGGACGTCGCGCTGCTGGCCGGACTCGGCGCCGACGCCTTCCGGTTCTCGGTGAGCTGGCCGCGCGTCGTCCCCGGCGGCAGCGGCCCCGTCAACCCGAAGGGCCTCGACTTCTACGACCGCCTCGTGGACGAGCTCTGCGCCCACGGCATCACCCCGGCCCCCACCCTCTACCACTGGGACACCCCGCTCCCGCTGGACGAGGCGGGCGGCTGGCTGAACCGGGACACCGCCTACCGGTTCGCCGAGTACGCCGGGATCGTCGCCGAACGCCTCGCCGACCGCGTCCCCATGTGGATCACGGTCAACGAACCCGCCGAAGTCACCCTGCTGGGTTACGCACTCGGTGAGCACGCCCCCGGCCGCACCCTCCTCTTCGACGCGCTGCCCGCCGCCCACCACCAGCTCCTCGCCCACGGCCTGGCCGTACGCGCGCTGCGCGCGGCGGGCGCCGGGAACATCGGCATCGCCGTATCGCACTCGCCGGTCTGGACGGCCGGCGATTCGGACGAGGACCGATTCGCCGCCGAGCTGTACGACACCCTCACCAACCGGCTGTTCTCCGACCCGCTCCTCACCGGCCGCTACCCCGACGAGAACTTCGCGGCCCTGATGCCCGGCCCCGTCGAGGACGACCTGCGCACGATCTCCACCCGGCTGGACTGGTACGGCGTCAACTACTACAACCCGACCCTCGTCGGCGCCCCCACACCCGACGCGCTCGACAGCTTCGCCGGCTTCGGCATGCCCGAGGGCCTGCCCTTCGGCATCCGTGAGATAGAGGGCTACGAGAAGACCGACTTCGGCTGGCCCGTCGTCCCCGAGGGCCTGCGCGACACCCTCGTACAGCTGCGGGAGCGCTACGGCGACCGGCTCCCGCCGCTCTACATCACGGAGAACGGCTGCGCCGTGGACGAACCGGCCGAGGACACCCGCAGGATCGCCTTCCTCGACGGCCACCTCAGGGCCCTGCACGAGGCGATCGACGCGGGCGTCGACGTACGCGGCTACTTCACCTGGTCCCTCACCGACAACATCGAGTGGACCGAGGGGGCCTGCAAGCGCTTCGGCCTCGTCCACATCGACTACGACACGCTGCGCCGCACCCCGAAGGACTCCTACGCCTGGTACCGCGACCTCATCAAGGCTCAGCGCGCCGACGGGCGGTGA
- a CDS encoding GNAT family N-acetyltransferase — MPDAPLGLTVRPLSGPEELDLFRQLPYVLDHELADDLATGRRRPEWMWVALRGGRVVARIAWWSRDGGTPLLLDFFDLDDALPVPKREEAGLRLVEEATAAVVPAGTPRPEYGRYVPADWREDPAVREAVEARIRVMERTGARMLVERLRLEWRRGTPVPAGSGRLRFRPVDGREDLLALMTPVMEGTLDAHGRADLASGLSWRQAAEKHYDEELAGYATPREWWRVAELPDGEPVGFVIPARNNYNPVIAYIGVVPAHRGRGYIDDILAEGTRVLAAQQDVERVRAATDLGNLPMAKAFERLGYVNFERAFDMVWDG, encoded by the coding sequence GTGCCCGACGCACCACTCGGCCTGACCGTCCGACCGCTCAGCGGACCGGAGGAGCTGGACCTCTTCCGTCAACTGCCCTACGTCCTGGACCACGAGCTGGCGGACGATCTCGCCACGGGCCGCCGCCGCCCGGAGTGGATGTGGGTGGCGCTGCGCGGCGGGCGGGTCGTGGCGCGGATCGCGTGGTGGAGCAGGGACGGCGGTACGCCGCTGCTGCTCGACTTCTTCGACCTGGACGACGCCCTGCCGGTCCCCAAGCGCGAGGAGGCCGGGCTGCGGCTGGTCGAGGAGGCGACGGCCGCCGTCGTACCGGCCGGGACGCCCCGCCCCGAGTACGGGCGCTACGTGCCGGCCGACTGGCGCGAGGACCCGGCGGTCCGCGAAGCCGTCGAGGCCCGTATCCGGGTCATGGAGCGCACCGGGGCCCGGATGCTCGTGGAGCGGCTGCGCCTGGAGTGGCGGCGGGGCACGCCCGTCCCGGCCGGCAGCGGCCGGCTGCGGTTCCGCCCGGTCGACGGGCGCGAGGACCTGCTCGCCCTGATGACGCCGGTCATGGAGGGCACGCTCGACGCCCACGGCCGGGCGGACCTGGCGTCCGGACTCTCTTGGCGGCAGGCCGCGGAGAAGCATTACGACGAGGAGCTGGCCGGCTACGCGACGCCCCGGGAGTGGTGGCGGGTGGCCGAGCTGCCGGACGGTGAGCCGGTCGGTTTCGTGATCCCGGCCCGCAACAACTACAACCCGGTCATCGCGTACATCGGGGTGGTGCCCGCCCATCGCGGGCGCGGCTACATCGACGACATCCTGGCCGAGGGGACCCGGGTGCTCGCCGCGCAGCAGGACGTGGAGCGCGTCCGGGCGGCGACGGACCTCGGCAACCTGCCGATGGCGAAGGCGTTCGAGCGTCTGGGTTACGTCAACTTCGAGCGCGCCTTCGACATGGTGTGGGACGGCTGA
- a CDS encoding DUF1707 and FHA domain-containing protein — protein sequence MTSSFESHTYPARLSDAQRDRVLGVLREGAAQGRLSQDTFMRRMEVALTTSRPEELEALTRDLEHGGRWSRGLLRVVGGVSGFPERIRRAWRAERLPKLLLPAPSPHPLRIGRDPGNGLRLSHETVSRTHAELTAQGDRWLLRDLGSTNGTCVNGQRVTGTVPVREGDQVSFGRMMFRLSAPALRPPA from the coding sequence GTGACGTCCTCCTTCGAGTCCCACACGTATCCCGCGCGGCTGTCGGACGCCCAGCGCGACCGTGTTCTGGGTGTGCTCAGAGAGGGCGCGGCCCAGGGCAGGCTTTCCCAGGACACCTTTATGCGGCGCATGGAGGTGGCCCTGACGACGAGCCGCCCCGAGGAGCTGGAAGCCCTCACCAGGGACCTGGAGCACGGGGGCCGTTGGTCGCGCGGACTGCTGCGGGTCGTGGGCGGGGTCTCCGGCTTCCCGGAGCGCATCCGCCGGGCGTGGCGGGCGGAGCGGCTGCCGAAGCTGCTGCTGCCGGCCCCCAGCCCGCACCCCCTGCGCATCGGCCGCGACCCGGGCAACGGACTGCGCCTCAGCCACGAGACGGTCTCCCGGACGCACGCCGAACTGACCGCGCAGGGCGACCGCTGGCTGCTGCGCGACCTCGGCTCGACCAACGGCACCTGCGTCAACGGCCAGCGCGTCACCGGCACGGTCCCGGTGCGCGAAGGGGACCAGGTCAGCTTCGGCCGGATGATGTTCCGGCTCTCCGCCCCCGCGCTCCGGCCGCCCGCCTGA
- the lpdA gene encoding dihydrolipoyl dehydrogenase, with protein sequence MTQTQDVNEADVVVIGGGTGGYSTALRAAALGLRVVLAERDKVGGTCLHRGCIPSKAMLHAAELVDGIAEARERWGVKAVLESVDWPALVATRDDIVTRNHRGVQAHLAHAGVEVVSGSAELTGPRGVRIEGYGEVVARRGIVLATGSRPRTLPGPVTDGRRVVTSDDALFAPGLPDSVLVLGGGAIGVEYASLHRSMGARVTLVEAADRLVPLEDAEVSRHLTRGLKRRGIDVLTGTRLLDAAVLDDGVRATLRTPRGETRTVRARRLLVAVGRVPVTDGLGLVAAGLAADDRGYVAPADWSRLETAVPGIHVVGDLLPPPSPGLAHASFAEGLLVAETLAGLRPAPVDYDAVPRVTYSAPQTAAVGLTEAGARDAGHDVVVNTMPLTAVAKGMVHGQGGMVKVVAERGGRVLGVHLVGPHVSEMVAESQLIVGWDAEPFDVAQHIHPHPTLSEAVGESFLTLAGRGLHQQA encoded by the coding sequence ATGACACAGACGCAGGATGTGAACGAGGCCGATGTCGTGGTCATCGGCGGCGGTACCGGCGGCTACTCGACCGCGCTGCGGGCGGCGGCGCTCGGGTTGCGGGTGGTCCTCGCCGAACGCGACAAGGTGGGTGGCACCTGCCTGCACCGCGGCTGTATCCCGAGCAAGGCGATGCTGCACGCGGCCGAACTGGTCGACGGTATCGCGGAGGCCCGTGAACGCTGGGGGGTGAAGGCGGTGCTGGAGTCGGTCGACTGGCCGGCCCTGGTCGCCACCCGCGACGACATCGTGACCCGCAACCACCGGGGCGTCCAGGCCCATCTGGCCCACGCCGGCGTCGAGGTGGTGTCGGGGAGCGCGGAGTTGACGGGCCCGCGCGGTGTCCGGATCGAGGGGTACGGGGAGGTCGTCGCCCGGCGCGGCATCGTGCTGGCGACGGGGTCGCGGCCCCGGACGCTGCCGGGTCCGGTGACGGACGGGCGGCGGGTGGTGACCAGCGACGACGCGCTGTTCGCGCCCGGTCTGCCGGATTCGGTGCTGGTGCTGGGCGGCGGGGCGATCGGGGTGGAGTACGCCTCGCTGCACCGGTCGATGGGGGCGCGGGTGACGCTGGTGGAGGCCGCCGACCGGCTGGTGCCGCTGGAGGACGCCGAGGTGTCGCGCCATCTGACGCGAGGTCTGAAGAGGCGTGGCATCGACGTGTTGACGGGCACGCGCCTGCTGGACGCCGCCGTCCTCGATGACGGGGTCCGGGCCACGCTGCGCACCCCGCGCGGCGAGACCCGGACGGTGCGAGCGCGGCGGCTGCTGGTCGCGGTGGGCCGGGTCCCGGTGACGGACGGCCTGGGGCTCGTGGCGGCGGGCCTGGCCGCCGATGACCGGGGGTATGTGGCTCCGGCGGACTGGTCACGGCTGGAGACCGCGGTGCCCGGCATCCATGTGGTGGGCGATCTGCTGCCGCCGCCGTCCCCGGGCCTGGCCCACGCCTCGTTCGCCGAGGGGCTGCTGGTGGCGGAGACCCTGGCGGGGCTGCGGCCGGCCCCGGTGGACTACGACGCGGTGCCCCGGGTCACCTACTCGGCGCCCCAGACCGCGGCGGTGGGCCTGACCGAGGCGGGTGCGCGCGACGCGGGGCACGACGTCGTGGTCAACACGATGCCGCTGACCGCCGTGGCCAAGGGCATGGTGCACGGGCAGGGCGGCATGGTGAAGGTGGTCGCGGAGCGCGGGGGCCGGGTCCTCGGGGTGCACCTGGTCGGGCCGCACGTCTCGGAGATGGTCGCCGAGAGCCAGCTGATCGTCGGCTGGGACGCGGAACCCTTCGACGTGGCCCAGCACATCCACCCGCATCCGACGCTCTCGGAGGCCGTCGGCGAGTCCTTCCTCACCCTCGCAGGACGGGGGCTTCACCAGCAGGCGTGA
- a CDS encoding LysR family transcriptional regulator: MSLRQMEYFLTVVEESSFTRAAELLHVTQPALSHQIKALERTVGGPLLERLPRGVRLTPMGRAFLPHAERSVRSAAQARRAARAAAGAEGGELHIATVHAIAVGILPEVFARWRSAHPGVGLVLHEYATTQALEEQIERGTADLAVGPPPPGWPGPVVPIGEEEIVLVVPFDDRLAGRASVRLQELADRPWVRCAMEAVVHGRPFLDWACAEAGFVPRTAVRTEHTSTAVRMAAAGVGIATAPAHVVRGAVGEDCAVLTVDPPWTRVLAVFSRVELTGAAAAFTELLDASWPPGPPPGH, encoded by the coding sequence ATGAGCCTTCGGCAGATGGAGTACTTCCTCACGGTGGTCGAGGAGTCCTCCTTCACCCGGGCCGCCGAACTCCTCCACGTCACCCAGCCGGCGCTGTCCCACCAGATCAAGGCCCTGGAGCGGACCGTCGGCGGCCCGCTGCTCGAACGGCTGCCGCGCGGTGTGCGGCTGACCCCGATGGGCCGCGCCTTCCTGCCGCACGCCGAACGGTCCGTGCGCAGCGCCGCCCAGGCGCGGCGCGCCGCGCGGGCGGCGGCGGGCGCCGAGGGCGGTGAACTGCACATCGCCACCGTGCACGCCATCGCGGTCGGTATCCTCCCCGAGGTCTTCGCCCGCTGGCGCTCCGCGCACCCCGGGGTCGGCCTCGTGCTCCACGAGTACGCCACCACGCAGGCCCTGGAGGAGCAGATCGAACGGGGCACCGCCGACCTCGCCGTCGGCCCGCCGCCCCCCGGCTGGCCGGGGCCGGTCGTCCCGATCGGCGAGGAGGAGATCGTCCTGGTCGTCCCCTTCGACGACCGGCTCGCCGGACGCGCCTCCGTCCGCCTCCAGGAACTCGCCGACCGCCCCTGGGTGCGGTGCGCGATGGAGGCCGTCGTGCACGGACGGCCGTTCCTGGACTGGGCCTGCGCCGAGGCCGGCTTCGTCCCCCGTACGGCGGTCCGCACGGAGCACACGTCGACCGCGGTACGGATGGCGGCGGCCGGGGTCGGGATCGCGACCGCACCCGCGCACGTCGTGCGGGGAGCCGTCGGCGAGGACTGCGCGGTGCTCACCGTCGACCCGCCGTGGACCCGCGTGCTCGCGGTCTTCTCCCGCGTGGAACTGACCGGAGCGGCCGCCGCGTTCACCGAACTGCTGGACGCCTCCTGGCCGCCCGGACCGCCGCCGGGACACTGA
- a CDS encoding cytochrome P450, with the protein MQADAPRDIPAPTTSPEPRTPAGRSGRTRTGPSLLARGAAHDPYRFYRMLREQYPLSYDAPLGAWLISRYDDVTAALTDPRFTGFPHDGAPRGGPAPLGLCHGSARCLPTDRYTVVTGTVPAGHAERVERTAYVLARRIARRPRADLVEEFCRWLPAGLGRDMNGAPQGKTAAPTGDALCVRDTALRETALASFLANLLDDPDLLAALRIEPALAGRAWTETLRRDPPVQVVLRRTVAEVTLSGGTLPARAPVACLIGAAARDPQRFAAPDVFDPFRPDQDRALTGPPGCPAVALGRLEAEQGVRALLDAMPRLRWAEGFRPAATGLLTRGPRSLLVRPG; encoded by the coding sequence ATGCAGGCCGACGCGCCCCGAGACATACCGGCCCCGACCACCTCGCCCGAACCCCGCACCCCCGCCGGCCGCTCCGGGCGGACCCGCACAGGCCCCAGCCTCCTGGCGCGCGGCGCGGCCCACGACCCGTACCGCTTCTACCGGATGCTGCGCGAGCAGTACCCGCTCAGCTACGACGCCCCGCTCGGCGCCTGGCTGATCAGCCGGTACGACGACGTGACCGCCGCCCTCACCGACCCCCGGTTCACCGGCTTCCCGCACGACGGGGCGCCCCGGGGCGGCCCCGCGCCCCTCGGCCTGTGCCACGGCAGCGCGCGCTGCCTGCCCACCGACCGCTACACCGTGGTGACCGGCACCGTCCCCGCCGGCCACGCCGAACGCGTGGAGCGCACCGCCTACGTGCTGGCCCGGCGCATCGCCCGCCGCCCCCGCGCCGACCTCGTGGAGGAGTTCTGCCGCTGGCTGCCCGCCGGGCTGGGCCGTGACATGAACGGGGCCCCGCAGGGGAAGACCGCCGCGCCCACAGGCGACGCGCTCTGCGTCCGGGACACCGCCCTGCGCGAGACCGCGCTCGCCTCCTTCCTCGCCAACCTGCTGGACGACCCCGACCTGCTGGCCGCCCTGCGCATCGAACCCGCGCTCGCCGGCCGGGCCTGGACCGAGACCCTGCGCCGCGACCCGCCCGTCCAGGTCGTGCTGCGCCGCACCGTCGCCGAGGTCACCCTCAGCGGCGGCACCCTCCCCGCGCGGGCGCCCGTCGCCTGCCTCATCGGCGCTGCGGCCCGCGATCCGCAACGGTTCGCCGCCCCGGACGTGTTCGATCCCTTCCGCCCCGACCAGGACCGTGCGCTGACCGGGCCCCCGGGCTGCCCCGCCGTGGCGCTCGGCCGGCTGGAGGCCGAGCAGGGGGTGCGCGCCCTGCTCGACGCGATGCCCCGGCTCCGCTGGGCGGAGGGCTTCCGGCCCGCCGCCACCGGACTCCTCACCCGGGGGCCCCGCTCGCTGCTCGTCAGGCCCGGCTGA